Part of the Ornithinimicrobium flavum genome, TCTACCGCCTCGAGGCGGACGACCTCTTCCTCACCGGCACCTCCGAGGTCGCGCTCGCCGGCCTCCACGCCGAGGAGATCCTCGACCTGTCGGGCGGGCCGCTGCGGTATGCCGCGACCTCCACCTGCTACCGCCGCGAGGCCGGGTCCTACGGCAAGGACACCAAGGGCATCTTCCGGGTGCACCAGTTCCAGAAGACCGAGATGTTCGTCTACTGCCGGGTCGAGGACGCCGAGGCCGAGCACGCCAACCTGCTGCGGGTGGAGCGCCGCATCCTGGACGCCCTCGAGCTGCCCTACCGGGTGATCGACGTCGCCGCCGGCGACCTCGGTGGCCCGGCCGCCCGCAAGTACGACTGCGAGGCGTGGGTCCCCACCCAGGGCCGCTACCGCGAGCTGACCTCGACCTCCAACTGCACGACCTTCCAGGCGCGCCGGCTGGGGGTGCGCGAGCGCGACCCGCACGGCTCCGGCACCCGCGTCGTCGCCACCCTCAACGGCACGGCCGTCACGAACACCCGCCCGATCGTCGCGCTGCTGGAGAACCACCAGCAGGCCGACGGGTCGGTCCACGTGCCCGCGGCGCTGCGGCCCTTCCTCGGCGGTCGGGAGCGACTCACCCGCTGAGGGGCGGCTCCGTCGCGGGAGGGACGCGGTGGTCGCGCCCGGCCCGATCTCCGTCCTGCGGCGGAGGGTGCCTGTGGGTGCGCCCGCCTAGGCTGGTGCGTCATGGAGGTGCTGGAGCGCTGGTTCGGCGCGGACGAGGGCTGGGAGCGGGTCGCCACCGCCGACCAGCGTCGTCGTGACGTGCAGTGGGCCGTGGTGGCCTTCGTCATCGCCGCGATCGGCGTGGAGCTGATCCGGGCGGCCGGGGGGATGGAGGAGGAGCAGCTCGGGGTCGGCTGGCAGTATGCCGCGGTCCTCAGCGGGAGCCTGCTCGTCGCCTTCCGCCGGGTCGCCCCGGTCACGGTCATGCTGCTGGCCGCCGCCCACTTCGTCGTGGCGGGGCAGCTGATGCCGGTGACGATGTCCTCCCTCCCGATGCAGCTGCTGGCCTTCTTCCTCTTCTTCTCCGGCATCGCCTGGGCCCAGGACCGGCGCGCGGTGGCCTACGCGACCCTCGCGGTCCTGCTCGTCATGGCGCTGTGGCTGGCCTGGTGGTTCGCCCTCGGCTCGGGCCTGGACACGATCCGCGAGTCGTTGGGGGAGGACGTCCTGGCGCGCACGGGGCCGGTGGGGCCGGTGACCGCCCTGCTGCTCTACGTCGTGCTGAGCAACCTCATCTACTTCGGCTTCGCCATCGGCCTGGGGCTCGTGGCCTGGCGGGGTGCGCTGCAGCGGCACCGGGCCGACGACCTCCTGCTCACCACCCAGGAGCAGGGGGGCCGCCTGCGCGACCAGGCCGTCGTCGCCGAACGGCTCCGGATCGCCCGGGAGCTGCACGACGTCGTCGCCCACCACGTGTCGGTCATGGGCGTCCAGGCGGCAGCCGCGCGCCGCGTGCTCGACCGCGACCCGGACGCGGCGCGGGCCTCGCTCGGGGCGATCGAGCAGTCCTCGCGGGACGCGGTGGGCCAGATGCGGGACCTGCTCGGGACGCTGCGCAGCGAGGACCTGGAGGAGCCGCAGGCGCGGGGGGAGGTCGGCGGCCCGGCAGGATCCGGCGAGCCGGCCGTGCTCCCGGGCCCGGCGGCCGGCGGCGGCCCGACCGACCGGGCGCCCCAGCCGACGCTCGCGGCGCTGACCGGCCTGGTGGAGCAGGCGACGACTCCGATGTGCACGGTGGACCTGGACGTCGTCGAGTCGACGGCCGGGGCCGCGGGGCGCGTGCCGACGCCCGTGCAGCTGTCCGCCTACCGGGTGGTGCAGGAGGCGCTGGCCAACGTGCGGCGGCACTCCACGGCCCGGCACGCCCGGGTCACCGTCCGGATCGACGAGGGAACCGGTCGGATCGAGCTCGAGGTCGTGGACGACGGCCACCCCCGCTGGGGCACGTCCGGCACGGGGCTGGGGCTGCGGGGGATGCGCGAGCGCGCCCAGCACCTCGGCGGCGCCGTCGAGGCGGGACCGCGTGCGGGGGTCGACGGCTACCGCGTGCGCGCCTGGTTCCCGCTCGAGGGTCGTGCCCGCCGGGAGGACCCTGTCACCGGGGTCGCCGTGCCGGACCCGGCGGTGAGCGCGTGATGGTCCGGCTGCTCCTGGTCGACGACCAGCCGCTGCTGCTGCAGGGCTTCTCCATGATCCTGTCGACCGAGCCGGACCTGCAGGTCGTGGGCCAGGTGGGAGATGGTCAGCAGGCGCTGGACGCCATCGAGCCGCTGCGCCCCGACGTGGTGCTCATGGACGTGCAGATGCCCGTGCTCGACGGCATCGAAGCGACCCGCCGCATCGTGGCCGACCACCCCGACGTCAAGGTCGTCATCCTGACGACCTTCGACCACGACGACTACATCTTCGACGCCCTCGAGGCCGGGGCCAGCGGCTTCCTGCTCATGAACGCCGACCCCGACGACCTCGTCGACGCCGTCCGGGCCGCCGCCGACGGCCACGCCCTGCTCTCGCCCGAGGTGACGATCCGGGTCCTGCGCCGGATGGCGCGCGGCGACGGCGCGGGGGACCGGCCGGGGGGCGGGACCACCGGTGAGGAGGACGGCATACCTCTGCCCCAGCTCACCGGGCGCGAGCGGGAGGTGCTGGCGCTGATGGCCCGCGGGCTGTCCAACGCCGAGATCGCCGCCGAGGCGTTCGTCGGCGAGGCGACCGTCAAGACGCACGTCTCGAACGTCCTGGCCAAGCTCGGGGTCCGCGACCGGGTCCAGGCCGTCATCGCCGCCTACGACTCCGGGCTGGTGCTCCCGGAGGGCCGCCACGGCCGCTGAGCCGTGAGGCTCTCCCTCCTGCGGGGGAGGGCGCAATCACCTGGTCGGCCGATGCGGGCCGGCTCGCCCCCCGTCTAGCGTGGCACCCACGACACCGAGGAGGAATCGTGCTCGAGCTGCAGCAGCTGACCCGCAGGTACGGCGACCACGTCGCCGTCGACGCCGCCAGCTTCACCGTCCCGCAGGGACAGATGGTCGGGTTCGTCGGCGGCAACGGCGCCGGCAAGACCACGACCATGCGGATGATCATGGGCGTCCTGGCCCCCACCTCCGGGGAGGTGCTCTGGGACGGCGAGCCCCTGACCCGGGCCGACCGCAGCCGGTTCGGCTACATGCCGGAGGAGCGGGGTCTCTACCCCAAGCAGCAGGTGCTGGACCAGCTGACCTATCTGGGGCAGCTGCAC contains:
- a CDS encoding response regulator: MVRLLLVDDQPLLLQGFSMILSTEPDLQVVGQVGDGQQALDAIEPLRPDVVLMDVQMPVLDGIEATRRIVADHPDVKVVILTTFDHDDYIFDALEAGASGFLLMNADPDDLVDAVRAAADGHALLSPEVTIRVLRRMARGDGAGDRPGGGTTGEEDGIPLPQLTGREREVLALMARGLSNAEIAAEAFVGEATVKTHVSNVLAKLGVRDRVQAVIAAYDSGLVLPEGRHGR
- a CDS encoding sensor histidine kinase, whose translation is MEVLERWFGADEGWERVATADQRRRDVQWAVVAFVIAAIGVELIRAAGGMEEEQLGVGWQYAAVLSGSLLVAFRRVAPVTVMLLAAAHFVVAGQLMPVTMSSLPMQLLAFFLFFSGIAWAQDRRAVAYATLAVLLVMALWLAWWFALGSGLDTIRESLGEDVLARTGPVGPVTALLLYVVLSNLIYFGFAIGLGLVAWRGALQRHRADDLLLTTQEQGGRLRDQAVVAERLRIARELHDVVAHHVSVMGVQAAAARRVLDRDPDAARASLGAIEQSSRDAVGQMRDLLGTLRSEDLEEPQARGEVGGPAGSGEPAVLPGPAAGGGPTDRAPQPTLAALTGLVEQATTPMCTVDLDVVESTAGAAGRVPTPVQLSAYRVVQEALANVRRHSTARHARVTVRIDEGTGRIELEVVDDGHPRWGTSGTGLGLRGMRERAQHLGGAVEAGPRAGVDGYRVRAWFPLEGRARREDPVTGVAVPDPAVSA